In one window of Hyla sarda isolate aHylSar1 chromosome 1, aHylSar1.hap1, whole genome shotgun sequence DNA:
- the LOC130274126 gene encoding programmed cell death 1 ligand 1-like isoform X3 codes for MAVHGNVLLAVLLWQWCSIISGLFTVEARKSHLIAEYGSKISLECLFKLDLETDFENLRVLWKHMTRDRKDSIEVAKFANGKDIEIFQFKNYSAHMKLLSSELHKGCAILHISNVKMTDAGQYSCIISYIGSDYKEITLDVQAPYKIITTHVREVVNSSGETVREVSCQSFGYPEAEVTWMVDKENHTVVHNTSYTLTTDMLFNVTSVVRIPDKFNRTLTCIFWNKITHNTTSLTFHVSEKVKTAKPQEWKFLFALLPLVIIIIFLLAAVYGQYKKVWHIRTTLCNSICKRETCNINANMSSATENSDAHTQIRFQNTIAGTGKMVRINGKMDEVQYRQNSFEFCKRLETGTEVHISAGQWP; via the exons GGTTATTTACAGTCGAGGCCAGAAAGTCTCACTTAATTGCAGAGTATGGGAGTAAGATCTCGTTAGAATGTCTATTTAAGTTGGACTTGGaaacagattttgaaaatttgagggTGTTATGGAAACACATGACAAGAGATAGAAAGGACAGTATAGAAgtagcaaagtttgcaaatggcAAAGATATCGAAATATTTCAATTCAAGAACTACAGTGCCCACATGAAGCTTCTATCTAGTGAACTGCACAAGGGCTGTGCCATTCTTCACATCAGTAATGTAAAGATGACTGATGCAGGACAATATAGCTGCATTATATCTTATATCGGATCAGACTACAAAGAGATTACTCTGGATGTGCAAG cgccaTACAAGATCATAACAACACATGTCAGAGAAGTTGTTAATTCCTCTGGAGAGACAGTCAGGGAAGTTTCCTGTCAGTCATTTGGATATCCGGAAGCCGAGGTCACCTGGATGGTAGACAAGGAGAATCACACTGTGGTCCATAACACCAGCTACACACTAACTACTGACATGTTGTTTAACGTCACCAGTGTAGTCAGAATACCAGACAAATTTAACAGAACTCTCACCTGTATCTTCTGGAACAAAATCACTCATAATACAACATCTCTCACTTTCCATGTATCAG AAAAAGTGAAAACTGCAAAACCTCAAGAATGGAAATTTCTATTTGCCCTTTTGCCACTGGTAATCATAATAATTTTTCTCTTGGCAGCTGTGTATG GACAATATAAAAAAGTTTGGCACATAAGGACAACCTTGTGCAACAGCATTTGTAAAAGGGAGACTTGCAATATTAATGCGAACATGTCATCAGCAACTGAAAATTCTGATGCCCATACTCAAATCAGATTTCAGAACACAATTG CAGGTACAGGGAAAATGGTCAGAATTAATGGAAAGATGGATGAAGTCCAATACAGACAAAACTCTTTTGAATTCTGCAAAAGacttgagactgggacggagGTTCATATTTCTGCTGGACAATGGCCCTAA
- the LOC130274126 gene encoding programmed cell death 1 ligand 1-like isoform X2, with protein sequence MHTSSCANRSATGTYAYILGQEGGLFTVEARKSHLIAEYGSKISLECLFKLDLETDFENLRVLWKHMTRDRKDSIEVAKFANGKDIEIFQFKNYSAHMKLLSSELHKGCAILHISNVKMTDAGQYSCIISYIGSDYKEITLDVQAPYKIITTHVREVVNSSGETVREVSCQSFGYPEAEVTWMVDKENHTVVHNTSYTLTTDMLFNVTSVVRIPDKFNRTLTCIFWNKITHNTTSLTFHVSEKVKTAKPQEWKFLFALLPLVIIIIFLLAAVYGQYKKVWHIRTTLCNSICKRETCNINANMSSATENSDAHTQIRFQNTIAGTGKMVRINGKMDEVQYRQNSFEFCKRLETGTEVHISAGQWP encoded by the exons atgcatacatccagtTGCGCAAACAGGTCAGcaactgggacatatgcatacatcctggGGCAGGAAGGGG GGTTATTTACAGTCGAGGCCAGAAAGTCTCACTTAATTGCAGAGTATGGGAGTAAGATCTCGTTAGAATGTCTATTTAAGTTGGACTTGGaaacagattttgaaaatttgagggTGTTATGGAAACACATGACAAGAGATAGAAAGGACAGTATAGAAgtagcaaagtttgcaaatggcAAAGATATCGAAATATTTCAATTCAAGAACTACAGTGCCCACATGAAGCTTCTATCTAGTGAACTGCACAAGGGCTGTGCCATTCTTCACATCAGTAATGTAAAGATGACTGATGCAGGACAATATAGCTGCATTATATCTTATATCGGATCAGACTACAAAGAGATTACTCTGGATGTGCAAG cgccaTACAAGATCATAACAACACATGTCAGAGAAGTTGTTAATTCCTCTGGAGAGACAGTCAGGGAAGTTTCCTGTCAGTCATTTGGATATCCGGAAGCCGAGGTCACCTGGATGGTAGACAAGGAGAATCACACTGTGGTCCATAACACCAGCTACACACTAACTACTGACATGTTGTTTAACGTCACCAGTGTAGTCAGAATACCAGACAAATTTAACAGAACTCTCACCTGTATCTTCTGGAACAAAATCACTCATAATACAACATCTCTCACTTTCCATGTATCAG AAAAAGTGAAAACTGCAAAACCTCAAGAATGGAAATTTCTATTTGCCCTTTTGCCACTGGTAATCATAATAATTTTTCTCTTGGCAGCTGTGTATG GACAATATAAAAAAGTTTGGCACATAAGGACAACCTTGTGCAACAGCATTTGTAAAAGGGAGACTTGCAATATTAATGCGAACATGTCATCAGCAACTGAAAATTCTGATGCCCATACTCAAATCAGATTTCAGAACACAATTG CAGGTACAGGGAAAATGGTCAGAATTAATGGAAAGATGGATGAAGTCCAATACAGACAAAACTCTTTTGAATTCTGCAAAAGacttgagactgggacggagGTTCATATTTCTGCTGGACAATGGCCCTAA